From the genome of Clostridium sp. BNL1100, one region includes:
- a CDS encoding O-methyltransferase — protein sequence MINYEYITQYIRKTIKPNTGLLAELEEYASKNHVPIIQPEVAALLKVIGSMKRPARILEVGTAIGYSSILFSGFLQQKGIIDTIERNEEMIEVARKNIKRAGLQGTINVIAGDALEVLTCLDKSYDMIFIDAAKGQYGEFFEHCKRMLASDGIIVSDNVLYKGMTASDELVVRRKRTIVNRMRSFLKELCEDESFETGIIPIGDGVALSYNKQ from the coding sequence ATGATTAATTACGAATACATTACTCAATATATAAGAAAGACAATTAAACCAAATACCGGTCTTTTAGCGGAGCTTGAAGAATATGCTTCAAAAAATCATGTACCAATAATTCAGCCTGAGGTCGCAGCACTTTTGAAGGTTATTGGTAGTATGAAGCGTCCCGCAAGAATTCTGGAAGTTGGGACAGCCATAGGATATTCTTCTATATTATTTTCAGGATTTTTACAACAAAAGGGTATAATAGATACCATAGAGCGAAATGAAGAAATGATTGAGGTGGCCAGAAAAAATATTAAGCGTGCCGGACTTCAGGGTACTATAAATGTAATTGCAGGAGATGCTTTAGAGGTTCTGACCTGCCTTGATAAAAGCTATGATATGATTTTCATTGATGCAGCAAAAGGACAGTACGGTGAGTTTTTTGAACATTGTAAGAGGATGCTTGCTTCAGACGGAATTATTGTTTCCGACAATGTTCTATATAAGGGTATGACTGCAAGTGATGAGCTTGTGGTAAGAAGAAAGAGAACCATAGTAAACAGAATGAGAAGTTTCCTAAAGGAGCTTTGCGAGGATGAGTCATTTGAAACAGGTATAATTCCTATTGGAGACGGAGTAGCACTTAGCTATAATAAACAGTAA
- the typA gene encoding translational GTPase TypA: MFVDIRQEIKNIAIIAHVDHGKTTLVDAMLRQSGIFRENEAVAERVMDSNDLEKERGITILAKNTAVNYNGTKINIVDTPGHADFGGEVERVLKMVDGVLLLVDAFEGAMPQTRFVLKKALQLDLKPIVVVNKIDRPEARPEEVVDEVLELFIELGADDDQLEFPVIYASSREGFAVCDLGGERRDLKPLFDVIIDKVPSPQGELDGTLQLLVSNIDYDEYVGRIAIGRVERGSVKLGQPAIICKKEGNQLNARITKLYCYEGLKRIETAEAKLGDIVAVSGVGDVTIGDTICEIGAPDPLPFVAIDEPTLSMTFSVNNSPFAGREGTFVTSRHLRDRLFKELETNVSLRVEETDSADAFVVSGRGELHLSILVETMRRQGYEFQVSKPSVINKEIDGVLMEPIEYLMIDVPEEFMGTVMEKLGQRKSEMVNMTSANQGYMRLEFRIPARGLIGYRSELLTDTKGNGIMNHVFHGYEPYKGEIPTRSRGSLIAWEDGEAVTYGLYNAQERGTLFITPGTKVYEGMIVGENARYDDLVVNVCKKKHVTNMRASGSDEALRLTPPTNLSLEQALEFIAEDELVEMTPKSIRLRKKVLDTESRAKIRSKM, translated from the coding sequence ATTTTTGTGGATATCAGACAGGAAATAAAGAACATAGCAATAATAGCGCACGTTGACCATGGAAAGACTACTCTGGTTGATGCCATGCTTAGACAGAGCGGTATTTTCAGAGAAAACGAGGCTGTTGCTGAAAGAGTAATGGATTCCAATGACCTTGAAAAGGAAAGAGGTATTACAATACTTGCAAAGAATACTGCTGTCAACTATAACGGAACTAAAATCAATATTGTTGATACTCCCGGACATGCCGACTTCGGTGGAGAAGTTGAACGTGTACTAAAAATGGTTGATGGTGTTTTACTATTAGTTGATGCATTTGAAGGTGCAATGCCCCAGACAAGGTTTGTACTTAAAAAAGCATTACAACTGGACTTAAAGCCAATTGTTGTTGTAAATAAGATTGACAGACCGGAAGCAAGACCAGAGGAAGTGGTTGACGAAGTTTTGGAATTGTTTATCGAATTGGGAGCCGACGATGACCAGTTGGAATTCCCGGTTATTTATGCTTCTTCAAGGGAAGGTTTTGCAGTTTGCGACCTTGGCGGGGAAAGAAGAGATTTAAAACCGCTATTTGATGTAATCATAGACAAGGTTCCTTCACCTCAGGGTGAACTGGATGGAACTCTTCAGTTGTTAGTTTCAAACATAGACTATGATGAGTATGTAGGAAGAATAGCTATAGGAAGAGTTGAGAGAGGTTCAGTAAAACTTGGCCAGCCCGCAATAATTTGTAAGAAGGAAGGAAATCAGCTTAACGCTAGAATAACAAAGCTATATTGCTATGAAGGTCTCAAGAGAATTGAAACTGCAGAAGCAAAGCTGGGGGATATAGTTGCGGTTTCCGGCGTAGGTGATGTTACAATCGGTGACACTATATGTGAAATAGGTGCACCGGACCCGTTGCCTTTTGTTGCTATTGACGAACCTACTTTGTCAATGACATTCAGCGTAAATAACAGTCCGTTTGCAGGAAGAGAAGGTACTTTTGTTACTTCAAGGCATTTGAGAGACAGACTCTTCAAAGAATTGGAAACAAATGTAAGTTTAAGAGTTGAGGAAACTGATTCTGCTGATGCTTTTGTTGTATCAGGAAGAGGAGAACTTCATCTTTCAATATTGGTTGAAACAATGAGAAGACAGGGATATGAATTCCAGGTTTCAAAGCCATCGGTTATTAACAAGGAAATAGACGGCGTGTTAATGGAGCCTATAGAATACTTAATGATAGATGTTCCTGAAGAATTCATGGGAACAGTAATGGAAAAACTCGGACAAAGAAAATCCGAGATGGTTAATATGACATCTGCAAACCAAGGTTATATGAGACTTGAATTCAGGATTCCAGCAAGAGGTTTGATCGGATACAGGTCTGAATTGCTTACTGATACAAAGGGAAATGGAATTATGAACCACGTATTCCATGGATATGAACCATATAAGGGCGAAATCCCTACAAGGTCAAGAGGTTCACTGATCGCTTGGGAAGATGGCGAAGCTGTTACTTACGGCTTGTACAACGCTCAGGAAAGAGGAACTCTTTTCATAACACCGGGAACAAAGGTTTACGAAGGTATGATTGTAGGTGAGAATGCCAGATATGATGACTTGGTTGTAAATGTATGTAAGAAGAAGCATGTTACAAATATGAGAGCTTCCGGTTCAGATGAGGCATTGAGGTTGACACCTCCTACAAATTTAAGCTTAGAGCAGGCTTTGGAATTTATTGCCGAGGATGAACTTGTAGAGATGACTCCAAAGAGTATCCGTTTAAGAAAAAAAGTACTGGATACAGAATCAAGAGCTAAGATAAGAAGTAAAATGTAA
- a CDS encoding endonuclease MutS2 gives MNEKTQRVLEFYKIIDKLKGLTASELGRELVLELTPQTDLRAVEKMLSETNDGVSCVLKRGSPPLGGITDIRMTLKRLDMGGVLSPGELLRLAGVLRAARRLKGYINDKLDENKTNVVNELISCLESNQRLEQKIENCILSEDEIADNASPALSSIRRQIKEQQASIKDKLNSIIRSTKYQKFIQESVVTMRGDRYVIPVKQEHKGDIPGLVHDSSASGATLFIEPMAVVEANNSIKQLRVKEQTEIDRILAELSQDASLILPQLNANMSIMARLDFIFAKAKLAVDYKCICPRINDTGKIIIKKGRHPLLDPQKVIPIDFWIGEKFSSLIVTGPNTGGKTVSLKTVGLFTLMVQSGLLVPANEGTEMSVFEKIYADIGDEQSIEQSLSTFSSHMKNIVDILSGVNNKSLILLDELGAGTDPTEGAALAMSILESLHQMGATTLATTHYSELKVYAISTTGVENASCEFDVETLRPTYRLLIGVPGKSNAFAISKRLGLTDDIIERSKEFLSQEDIRFEDILLSIEKNRSEAEKEKMRAESYRQEAERLKKDLEDQKRRLAAQKESELRKAREEARRILTDSKHQADELVSEMKRLAKEQEEAEVRRQTEELRQRLNKSINNLDDSLVESIMPRQGLVKPPKNLKPGDTVLIVNLNQKGTILSLPDKNGEAQVQAGIMKINVHISNLKLVDEQKQQIQRTGMGKIGVSKAQNMSTEIDLRGMMLSEAVDVVDKYLDDASIAGMGEVTLIHGKGTGALRAGLHQHLKHNPHIKSFRLGKLGEGENGVTVVELN, from the coding sequence ATGAATGAAAAAACTCAAAGAGTACTTGAATTTTATAAAATTATTGATAAATTAAAAGGCTTGACCGCATCTGAATTGGGGAGGGAGCTTGTTTTAGAGCTAACTCCTCAAACTGATTTAAGGGCGGTTGAAAAAATGCTGTCAGAGACCAATGACGGTGTAAGTTGTGTATTGAAAAGGGGCTCACCTCCCCTTGGAGGAATAACTGATATCAGGATGACCCTTAAAAGGCTTGATATGGGAGGAGTGCTTAGTCCGGGGGAATTACTGCGCCTTGCAGGAGTACTAAGAGCCGCCAGAAGGCTAAAAGGATATATTAACGATAAACTGGACGAAAATAAAACCAATGTGGTCAATGAACTCATATCCTGTCTTGAGTCAAATCAGAGGTTGGAGCAGAAAATCGAGAACTGTATATTAAGCGAAGATGAGATTGCTGATAACGCAAGCCCTGCACTAAGCAGTATCAGACGCCAGATTAAGGAGCAGCAGGCGTCTATTAAGGATAAGCTGAACTCCATCATTCGTTCCACAAAATACCAGAAGTTTATTCAAGAATCTGTTGTAACCATGAGGGGGGACAGGTATGTAATCCCGGTAAAACAGGAGCATAAGGGAGATATACCCGGATTGGTGCATGATTCTTCTGCCAGCGGTGCCACATTGTTTATTGAGCCAATGGCGGTTGTTGAAGCGAACAACAGTATAAAACAGCTTAGGGTGAAGGAGCAAACGGAGATAGACAGGATACTTGCCGAGCTGTCTCAGGATGCTTCTCTGATATTGCCGCAATTAAATGCAAACATGAGTATAATGGCAAGGCTTGATTTTATTTTTGCAAAGGCAAAACTGGCAGTAGATTATAAATGTATTTGTCCTAGAATTAATGATACCGGCAAAATCATTATAAAAAAAGGAAGACATCCTCTTCTGGATCCTCAAAAAGTAATACCAATTGATTTCTGGATCGGTGAAAAATTCAGTTCATTGATTGTTACCGGGCCTAATACAGGGGGCAAAACAGTATCCCTTAAAACAGTGGGACTGTTTACTTTAATGGTACAGTCGGGGCTTCTGGTTCCTGCAAATGAGGGAACGGAGATGAGTGTGTTTGAAAAGATTTATGCAGACATTGGGGACGAGCAGAGCATTGAACAAAGCCTTAGTACATTTTCATCCCATATGAAGAATATTGTGGATATACTTAGCGGTGTCAACAACAAGTCGCTGATACTGCTGGATGAGCTAGGGGCAGGGACAGACCCCACAGAAGGGGCAGCTCTGGCTATGTCAATTCTTGAATCTCTGCACCAGATGGGTGCTACAACTCTGGCAACAACACACTATAGCGAACTCAAGGTTTATGCTATTTCTACTACAGGAGTTGAAAATGCATCCTGCGAATTTGACGTGGAAACACTTAGACCTACCTACAGGCTTCTTATAGGTGTACCCGGAAAGAGCAATGCATTTGCCATTTCTAAAAGACTTGGTCTGACAGATGACATAATAGAAAGGTCAAAGGAGTTTCTGTCTCAGGAGGACATAAGGTTTGAGGATATACTATTAAGTATAGAAAAGAACCGTAGCGAGGCCGAAAAAGAGAAAATGCGTGCCGAAAGCTACAGACAGGAAGCAGAACGACTTAAAAAGGATTTGGAGGATCAGAAAAGAAGATTAGCAGCACAGAAGGAAAGCGAACTTCGAAAGGCTCGTGAAGAAGCACGACGGATTCTAACAGATTCAAAACATCAAGCAGACGAACTGGTTTCAGAAATGAAAAGACTGGCAAAGGAGCAGGAGGAGGCTGAAGTACGAAGACAAACAGAGGAGCTTCGTCAAAGACTTAACAAGAGTATAAACAATTTGGATGATTCTCTGGTTGAGTCCATAATGCCTAGACAGGGGCTAGTGAAACCGCCTAAAAATCTTAAACCAGGTGATACTGTATTAATAGTTAACCTTAACCAGAAAGGAACGATTTTATCACTACCGGATAAGAACGGGGAAGCACAGGTTCAGGCTGGAATTATGAAAATAAATGTTCATATTTCAAACCTCAAATTAGTAGATGAGCAGAAACAGCAGATACAAAGAACCGGAATGGGTAAAATAGGTGTTTCGAAAGCACAGAATATGTCAACTGAAATTGATTTGCGTGGAATGATGCTCAGCGAGGCTGTTGACGTTGTTGATAAGTACCTCGATGATGCAAGTATTGCAGGTATGGGGGAAGTAACGCTTATACACGGGAAAGGCACCGGAGCTTTGAGAGCCGGACTCCATCAGCACCTGAAGCATAATCCTCATATAAAAAGCTTCAGACTTGGTAAACTGGGTGAGGGCGAAAACGGTGTTACAGTTGTGGAACTTAATTAA
- the mltG gene encoding endolytic transglycosylase MltG produces the protein MDRRLKVSLTGILTVIVGILLSIPNIMNYFGTLLKGFDAKFGLLNAAFTAVGLTLVLFGLFIISAGLRKMSFWLTIFIVFVFIFTVGAVITFRSTVSTDTSETVTKEVKIKADAEGAKMVDIPMGSDTKTIAGILANEGIISKPQIFTIVSKINGFDGKYQAGTHVLKSGLEFNTIMTILTGKPESKKVTIPEGLSYRQIVNTFVKKELATIDKFDYAMKYQKYDYDFVKDIKDSNNREFKLEGYLFPDTYEFAMNASEKTIINVMLENFKNKITKEHYKRAKELGMSMDEVITLASIIEREANNTKDRRLVSAVFHRRLKSRDLNKLQSCATIQYVFLNKEGKVHEKLTYEDTKITSPYNTYIHPGLPPGPICSPGMDSINAALYPDEDTDYMFFIAGPDGSTKFSKTYQEHLKAMKQYGLAK, from the coding sequence ATGGATAGAAGATTAAAAGTGTCATTAACAGGGATACTGACTGTGATTGTCGGGATATTGCTATCAATCCCAAACATCATGAATTATTTCGGAACTCTGTTAAAAGGCTTTGATGCTAAGTTTGGTCTGCTTAACGCAGCGTTTACGGCAGTAGGACTTACATTGGTTCTTTTTGGATTATTTATAATATCAGCCGGATTAAGGAAGATGTCCTTCTGGCTGACCATTTTTATTGTTTTTGTATTTATTTTTACAGTGGGAGCTGTTATAACTTTTAGAAGTACGGTTTCCACGGATACATCTGAAACAGTAACCAAGGAAGTCAAAATAAAGGCTGATGCCGAAGGCGCAAAGATGGTTGATATACCTATGGGATCAGATACCAAGACTATTGCCGGAATACTTGCAAATGAAGGTATTATCAGCAAGCCTCAGATTTTTACAATTGTGTCAAAAATTAACGGGTTTGACGGCAAGTATCAGGCAGGTACCCACGTTCTGAAATCGGGATTGGAATTCAACACAATAATGACAATTCTTACCGGAAAGCCGGAAAGTAAAAAAGTAACCATACCAGAGGGCTTGAGCTACAGACAGATTGTGAATACCTTTGTTAAAAAGGAACTTGCTACTATAGACAAATTTGATTATGCAATGAAGTATCAAAAGTACGATTATGATTTTGTAAAAGATATAAAAGACAGTAATAACCGTGAATTCAAATTAGAAGGGTATTTATTTCCCGATACATATGAATTTGCAATGAACGCCAGTGAAAAGACAATAATAAACGTAATGCTTGAAAACTTTAAAAACAAGATAACAAAAGAGCATTATAAGCGTGCCAAGGAATTAGGTATGTCAATGGACGAAGTTATTACTCTTGCTTCCATTATTGAAAGAGAAGCAAATAATACCAAAGACAGAAGGCTGGTATCGGCAGTATTTCATAGACGTTTAAAAAGCAGGGATTTGAATAAGTTACAGTCCTGTGCTACTATACAGTATGTTTTCCTAAATAAAGAAGGAAAAGTACATGAGAAGCTTACCTACGAGGATACTAAAATTACAAGTCCATATAATACGTATATTCATCCGGGTCTTCCACCGGGACCAATCTGTTCACCGGGTATGGATTCCATAAACGCAGCATTATATCCCGATGAAGATACGGACTACATGTTCTTCATCGCAGGGCCGGACGGTTCTACTAAGTTCTCCAAGACATATCAGGAGCATTTAAAGGCGATGAAGCAATATGGATTGGCAAAATAA